One genomic segment of Sphingobacteriaceae bacterium includes these proteins:
- a CDS encoding acetoin utilization protein AcuC, which translates to MRTAWVLADEVLNYEFGPDHPMQPLRLRLMMELVESLGLLPEGEIVRLGPAGRVEELLRRVHDPRYVEAVKLLSADPRNPQLRELAARYGFNSEDNPAFAGMHEAAAAIVAGSVAGAEAILSGEVTRAFHPGGGMHHAFYDRAAGFCIYNDAVAAIHRFLDRGWRVMYIDGDAHHGDGVEEAFSEDPRVMTVSLHEDGRFLFPGTGFAGDIGKGAGVGYTANLPLLPGTDDSSWVEVIESALTALIHAFEPDVIVSQHGCDGHHFDPLSHLNLSTEGLEQFARCLDVLTRDVTQGRWLALGGGGYDIWRVVPRAWTLVWGIVSGQEVPDQVPSSWLNRWQPSSPYPLPATLRDDPAEIAAAARQDPGLSWDMSTGNRAGWGDMPSAKELNLSTARRTVELCLPHILDKAVAKESTSS; encoded by the coding sequence TTGCGTACAGCCTGGGTTCTGGCCGATGAAGTCTTAAACTACGAATTCGGGCCGGATCATCCCATGCAGCCCCTCCGCCTGCGCCTGATGATGGAGCTGGTGGAGTCCTTGGGGCTGTTGCCCGAAGGGGAAATAGTGCGCCTGGGGCCGGCCGGCCGGGTAGAGGAACTGCTGCGGCGGGTCCACGATCCCCGGTATGTGGAGGCCGTGAAGCTTTTGAGCGCCGATCCCCGCAACCCCCAGCTGCGGGAGTTGGCGGCCCGCTACGGCTTCAATTCGGAGGACAACCCGGCCTTCGCCGGGATGCATGAGGCGGCGGCCGCCATCGTGGCGGGGAGTGTGGCCGGGGCCGAGGCCATCCTCAGCGGGGAGGTCACCCGGGCCTTCCACCCCGGGGGCGGGATGCACCACGCCTTTTACGACCGGGCGGCGGGCTTCTGCATCTACAACGACGCCGTGGCCGCCATTCACCGGTTTTTGGACCGGGGCTGGCGGGTGATGTACATCGACGGCGACGCCCACCACGGCGACGGGGTGGAGGAGGCCTTCAGCGAGGACCCACGGGTGATGACTGTCTCCCTTCATGAGGACGGGCGCTTCCTTTTTCCCGGCACCGGGTTCGCCGGGGACATCGGGAAAGGGGCGGGCGTGGGCTACACCGCCAATCTGCCCTTGCTGCCCGGCACCGACGACAGTTCGTGGGTGGAGGTCATCGAGTCGGCCCTGACGGCCTTGATCCATGCCTTTGAACCCGACGTCATCGTCAGCCAGCACGGGTGCGACGGCCATCATTTTGATCCCTTGTCCCATCTGAATTTGAGCACCGAAGGCCTGGAGCAGTTCGCCCGCTGCCTGGACGTCCTGACCAGGGATGTGACCCAGGGCCGCTGGCTGGCCTTGGGGGGCGGCGGGTACGACATCTGGCGGGTGGTGCCCCGGGCTTGGACCTTGGTGTGGGGGATCGTCAGCGGCCAGGAAGTGCCCGACCAGGTGCCTTCCTCCTGGCTGAACCGCTGGCAGCCCTCTTCGCCCTATCCCTTGCCGGCCACCTTGCGGGACGACCCGGCGGAAATCGCCGCGGCGGCCCGGCAGGATCCCGGCTTGTCGTGGGATATGTCCACGGGCAACCGTGCCGGCTGGGGGGACATGCCTTCGGCCAAGGAGTTGAACTTGAGCACGGCCCGCCGTACGGTGGAGCTCTGCCTGCCCCACATCCTGGACAAGGCTGTCGCTAAAGAGAGCACATCATCCTAA
- the ggt gene encoding gamma-glutamyltransferase, giving the protein MSASLPAFPSRRSVVMCRNGAVATSQPLAAAAGLDVLRRGGTAADAAVAMAAVLAVVEPMSTGIGGDAFALVYEAKTGKVHALNASGRTAAAATIEAYRERGFSSMPERGIMAITVPGAVSGWAALVERFGTMKLGELLEPAIDYARNGFPVAPITAMDWEAAVPVLQSHPNSARVFLPGGRAPRPGEVVRLPELARSLEAIAQGGREAFYEGELAEQMVDFIAAEGGLLTREDFRQHQPQWQEPISVDYRGYRLYECPPNGQGIIALMALNILKQEPVASMGYTSPDYWHLAIEALKLAFHDAWHYVADPELADVPVEELLSPAYAARRRELISMDRAIAEPSHGHPQVSDTVYMTAVDGQGNAVSFINSIFYSFGSGMVAGETGIVLQNRGAMFSFDPAHRNHLAPRKLPYHTIIPAMVTKDGQLFMSYGVMGGLMQPQGHVQVLVNIVDFGMDVQQALDAPRFRYVEGTRVLLEPGANQLVGKALGARGHAISAPGPDAKEYFGFGGGQVIMRDAETGVLLAGSDPRKDGLAIGF; this is encoded by the coding sequence TTGTCGGCTTCACTTCCTGCCTTTCCCTCCCGCCGATCCGTGGTGATGTGTCGTAACGGCGCTGTGGCCACCAGCCAGCCCCTGGCCGCCGCCGCCGGCTTGGACGTTCTGCGCCGGGGCGGCACCGCCGCCGACGCCGCCGTGGCCATGGCGGCCGTGCTGGCCGTGGTGGAACCCATGAGCACGGGCATCGGGGGCGACGCCTTCGCCCTGGTGTACGAAGCCAAGACCGGGAAGGTCCACGCCCTCAACGCCAGCGGCCGCACCGCCGCAGCCGCCACCATCGAGGCCTACCGGGAGCGGGGCTTTTCGTCCATGCCCGAGCGGGGCATCATGGCGATCACCGTGCCCGGGGCCGTTTCGGGCTGGGCGGCCCTGGTGGAGCGGTTCGGCACCATGAAGCTGGGTGAATTGCTGGAGCCCGCCATCGACTATGCCCGCAACGGCTTTCCCGTGGCGCCCATCACGGCCATGGATTGGGAGGCGGCGGTGCCGGTGCTGCAGTCCCATCCCAACTCGGCCCGGGTGTTCCTGCCGGGGGGCAGGGCGCCGCGCCCGGGGGAAGTGGTGCGGCTGCCGGAACTGGCCCGCAGCCTGGAGGCCATCGCCCAGGGCGGCCGGGAGGCCTTCTACGAAGGTGAACTGGCGGAGCAGATGGTAGATTTCATCGCCGCCGAGGGGGGCCTCCTCACCCGGGAGGATTTCCGCCAGCACCAGCCTCAATGGCAGGAGCCCATCAGCGTCGATTACCGGGGCTACCGCCTCTATGAGTGCCCGCCCAACGGCCAGGGCATCATCGCCCTGATGGCCTTGAACATCTTGAAGCAGGAGCCGGTGGCGTCCATGGGCTACACCAGCCCCGACTACTGGCACCTGGCCATCGAGGCCTTGAAGCTGGCCTTCCACGACGCCTGGCACTATGTGGCGGATCCCGAACTGGCCGATGTGCCCGTGGAGGAGTTGCTTTCCCCGGCCTATGCCGCCCGGCGCCGGGAGTTGATCAGTATGGACCGGGCCATCGCCGAGCCCAGCCACGGCCATCCGCAAGTGTCTGATACCGTTTACATGACTGCGGTTGATGGTCAGGGCAACGCTGTGTCCTTCATCAACAGCATTTTCTATTCTTTCGGGTCCGGCATGGTGGCGGGGGAGACGGGCATCGTCCTCCAGAACCGGGGGGCCATGTTCTCCTTTGATCCGGCGCACCGGAACCACCTGGCGCCCCGGAAGCTGCCCTACCACACCATCATCCCGGCCATGGTGACCAAGGACGGCCAACTGTTCATGAGTTACGGGGTCATGGGCGGCTTGATGCAGCCCCAGGGCCACGTGCAGGTGCTGGTGAACATCGTGGACTTCGGCATGGATGTGCAGCAGGCCCTGGACGCGCCCCGGTTCCGCTACGTGGAGGGCACGCGGGTGCTGTTGGAGCCCGGCGCCAACCAGCTGGTGGGGAAGGCCCTGGGTGCCCGGGGCCACGCCATCTCGGCGCCCGGTCCCGACGCCAAGGAGTACTTCGGCTTCGGCGGTGGCCAGGTCATCATGCGGGACGCCGAGACCGGCGTGCTCCTGGCCGGCTCCGATCCCCGCAAGGACGGCCTGGCCATCGGCTTCTGA
- a CDS encoding YbaK/EbsC family protein: MHPNVQRVQAALSQRGVAAQVEELSESTRTAAEAAAAIGTTIGQIAKSLIFTTEDGEPVLVIASGSNRVCVDKLSRLLGRPVAPATAKMVREITGFPVGGVPPVGHQRAMPTYVDEDLLQYQEIWAAGGTPQAIFPITPPQLVEITQGQVADLREE; encoded by the coding sequence ATGCATCCCAACGTGCAGCGGGTTCAGGCGGCTTTGTCACAACGGGGCGTTGCGGCCCAAGTAGAAGAACTATCCGAGAGCACCCGCACCGCCGCCGAAGCGGCCGCCGCCATCGGCACAACCATCGGGCAGATCGCCAAGAGCCTTATCTTCACCACCGAAGACGGGGAGCCGGTGCTGGTGATCGCCTCGGGGAGCAACCGGGTCTGTGTGGATAAATTGTCCCGCCTGTTGGGCCGGCCGGTGGCGCCCGCCACGGCCAAGATGGTGCGGGAAATCACCGGCTTTCCCGTAGGAGGCGTGCCGCCCGTAGGGCACCAGCGGGCCATGCCCACCTATGTAGATGAAGACTTGCTGCAATACCAGGAAATTTGGGCCGCAGGGGGGACGCCCCAGGCCATTTTCCCCATTACCCCGCCCCAGTTGGTCGAGATCACCCAGGGCCAAGTCGCGGATCTGCGGGAGGAATGA
- a CDS encoding metal-dependent hydrolase: MSHQLRWLGHAAWELTTADGTVLLFDPWLRGNPKAAAKIEDLRADYVLITHDHGDHAGDLPAVVQQTGATAIAQPETISAYKEKGLPGDKTIDMNIGGSVALGNITVTMTSAEHSAATGTPAGYIVTLSDGKRIYNAGDTGIFPGMALLGELYPIDVALLPIGSHYTMDAYQAAHALRLLKPKVAIPQHFGTFPLLAASADEFVALAKETAPDTQVVVLEPGETYQF; the protein is encoded by the coding sequence ATGAGCCATCAACTTAGGTGGCTGGGCCATGCGGCCTGGGAACTGACCACCGCCGACGGCACCGTCCTGCTCTTCGACCCCTGGTTGCGGGGCAACCCCAAGGCGGCGGCCAAGATCGAAGACCTCCGCGCCGACTACGTCCTGATCACCCACGACCACGGCGACCACGCCGGCGACCTGCCCGCCGTCGTCCAACAAACGGGAGCCACGGCCATCGCCCAGCCTGAAACCATCAGCGCCTATAAGGAAAAAGGCTTGCCCGGGGACAAGACCATCGACATGAACATCGGCGGCTCCGTGGCCTTGGGCAACATCACCGTCACCATGACGTCGGCGGAGCACTCCGCCGCCACGGGCACCCCGGCGGGATACATCGTCACCCTGTCCGACGGGAAGCGGATCTACAATGCCGGCGACACGGGCATCTTCCCCGGCATGGCCCTGCTGGGAGAACTGTATCCCATCGATGTGGCCCTGCTGCCCATCGGCAGCCACTACACCATGGACGCCTACCAGGCAGCCCATGCCCTGCGGCTGCTCAAGCCCAAAGTGGCCATACCCCAGCACTTCGGCACCTTTCCCCTGCTGGCCGCCTCGGCCGACGAATTTGTCGCCCTGGCAAAGGAAACGGCCCCAGACACCCAGGTGGTGGTGCTGGAGCCGGGGGAAACGTACCAGTTTTAA
- a CDS encoding CopD family protein, with translation MAPLAFLGKFLQVSGVFFLVGGGVAAPWVMEPLDRGPRRRPSGGRPVAAGRPPAAGIVLVGAGLVLLGPILTAAATTAGLQRQPGLGAFLQTLAIVLTRTGVGRVWLAGTLVALLLLGTAAAGRRTRGQGGRPIPPAVFHVLFLAAILLQSGGGHARTGSMPWLSWAATGAHLIAAAAWGGTLWLLALLPWRRLARSPAVSLASLNQLLLRMSRLGTGVVAVFLLTGTALALWYGLRPATMFTTVYGQSLAAKLVLFVLTGGTALINRWLLMPQLERLPAHDGAPSPRDRARLVRAVGLVLRLEAVGVLLVAAVTAWLTQQPPPM, from the coding sequence TTGGCGCCCCTGGCCTTTTTGGGCAAATTCCTGCAGGTCAGTGGGGTTTTCTTTTTGGTGGGGGGCGGCGTTGCAGCCCCCTGGGTCATGGAGCCCCTGGATCGCGGCCCCCGGCGCCGGCCTTCCGGCGGGCGCCCGGTGGCGGCAGGACGGCCCCCGGCCGCGGGCATTGTGCTGGTTGGGGCCGGGCTGGTCCTGCTGGGCCCGATCCTGACAGCAGCCGCCACCACCGCCGGTCTGCAGCGGCAGCCGGGCCTGGGGGCATTCCTGCAAACCTTGGCCATCGTTTTGACCCGCACCGGCGTGGGCCGGGTTTGGCTGGCCGGCACCCTCGTCGCCCTCTTACTGCTGGGGACCGCCGCCGCAGGTCGAAGAACCCGCGGGCAGGGCGGGAGGCCTATCCCCCCGGCGGTGTTTCATGTCCTATTTCTGGCGGCAATCTTGCTGCAGTCCGGCGGCGGCCACGCCCGCACCGGCTCCATGCCGTGGCTGTCATGGGCCGCGACGGGCGCTCATTTGATCGCCGCTGCCGCCTGGGGCGGCACCTTGTGGCTGCTGGCCCTCCTGCCGTGGCGCCGCCTCGCCCGATCACCGGCCGTCTCCTTGGCATCCTTGAACCAGCTGCTCCTGCGCATGTCCCGCCTGGGCACGGGTGTGGTGGCCGTCTTCCTCCTGACGGGCACCGCCCTGGCGCTGTGGTACGGCCTCAGGCCCGCCACCATGTTCACCACGGTTTACGGCCAGTCCCTGGCGGCCAAGCTGGTTCTGTTCGTTCTGACGGGGGGTACGGCCCTAATCAACCGATGGCTGCTGATGCCTCAGCTGGAGCGGCTGCCGGCCCATGACGGGGCACCCTCACCCCGGGACCGGGCCCGCCTGGTGAGGGCGGTAGGCCTGGTCCTCAGGCTGGA
- a CDS encoding sulfurtransferase produces the protein MSAGYANPVLVETDWLAERLEEPGLQVFEVSEDESLYAAGHIPGAISLSWTKDLRHPVIRDFIDQEAFSALMSRYGVTPETTVILYGDNSNWFAAYAFWLFRMLGHQNLRLLNGGRAKWEAEGRPLTTEVPTPAPSVYRPAQRTDNIRALGTYINSRLGEADLALVDVRSPEEYKGLRLTPPHLPNEGAQVPGRIPGAANIPWGENVRPDGTFKPADELRTLYESRGITPDKEIITYCRIGERASVSWFALQELLGYPKVRNYDGSWTEWGSMVGVPVEREATPEELATGAANTGAGGCAAG, from the coding sequence GTGAGTGCAGGTTACGCCAATCCCGTGCTGGTGGAGACGGACTGGCTGGCGGAACGGCTGGAAGAGCCGGGGCTCCAGGTTTTCGAGGTGAGTGAGGACGAGAGCCTGTATGCCGCCGGTCACATACCGGGGGCCATCAGCCTGAGTTGGACCAAGGATTTGCGCCATCCGGTCATCAGGGATTTCATCGACCAGGAGGCCTTCTCGGCCCTGATGTCCCGCTACGGGGTGACGCCGGAGACGACGGTGATCCTGTACGGCGACAACAGCAACTGGTTCGCCGCCTATGCCTTCTGGCTCTTCCGCATGCTGGGCCATCAGAACCTGCGCCTGCTCAATGGCGGGCGGGCCAAGTGGGAAGCCGAGGGGCGCCCCCTGACGACGGAGGTGCCCACGCCGGCGCCGTCGGTTTACCGGCCGGCCCAGCGCACCGACAACATCAGGGCCTTGGGCACCTACATCAACAGCCGGTTGGGAGAGGCTGACCTGGCCTTGGTGGACGTCCGCAGCCCCGAGGAATACAAGGGACTGCGCCTCACGCCGCCCCACCTGCCCAACGAGGGCGCCCAGGTGCCCGGGCGCATCCCCGGCGCCGCCAACATCCCGTGGGGCGAGAACGTCCGGCCCGACGGCACCTTCAAGCCGGCCGACGAATTGCGGACCCTGTACGAGAGTCGCGGCATCACACCCGACAAGGAAATCATCACCTATTGCCGTATCGGTGAACGGGCGTCGGTTTCTTGGTTTGCCCTCCAGGAACTGCTGGGCTACCCCAAGGTGCGCAACTACGACGGCTCGTGGACCGAGTGGGGGAGCATGGTGGGTGTCCCCGTGGAGCGGGAGGCGACTCCCGAAGAACTGGCAACGGGAGCGGCCAACACCGGCGCCGGCGGCTGCGCGGCCGGCTGA
- the leuD gene encoding 3-isopropylmalate dehydratase small subunit, with the protein MKPFRKHTGLVAALNRGNVDTDQIIPKQFLKRVERTGFGQFLFYDWRFEADGKTPRADFPLNEPRFKGASILLAGPNFGSGSSREHAVWALMDYGFRAVISTSFADIFYSNCFKNGLLPVTLPEEAVAELFRRVEATPGYQLTVDLEECEVTDGAGFRHEFTLDPFRRHMLLRGLDDIGLTLELEDKIAAYEASRPRWRAGAS; encoded by the coding sequence ATGAAGCCCTTTCGCAAGCACACCGGCTTGGTGGCGGCCCTGAACCGGGGCAACGTGGACACCGATCAGATCATTCCCAAGCAGTTCCTCAAGCGGGTGGAGCGGACGGGCTTCGGCCAGTTCCTGTTCTACGACTGGCGCTTCGAGGCCGACGGCAAGACGCCCCGGGCCGACTTCCCCCTGAATGAACCCCGGTTCAAGGGGGCCAGCATCCTGCTGGCGGGGCCCAACTTCGGCAGCGGCTCCTCCCGGGAGCATGCCGTCTGGGCTCTCATGGACTACGGCTTCCGGGCCGTCATCTCCACCTCCTTTGCCGACATCTTCTACAGCAACTGCTTTAAGAACGGCCTGCTGCCGGTCACCTTGCCGGAGGAGGCCGTGGCGGAACTGTTCCGACGGGTGGAAGCCACTCCGGGCTACCAGTTGACGGTGGACCTGGAGGAGTGTGAGGTCACGGACGGGGCCGGGTTTCGCCATGAGTTCACCCTGGACCCTTTCCGCCGCCATATGCTCCTGCGGGGCTTGGACGACATCGGCCTCACCTTGGAGTTGGAAGACAAAATCGCCGCTTACGAGGCGAGCCGGCCCCGCTGGCGGGCCGGGGCGAGTTGA